In a genomic window of Heterodontus francisci isolate sHetFra1 chromosome 21, sHetFra1.hap1, whole genome shotgun sequence:
- the LOC137381135 gene encoding probable G-protein coupled receptor 139 — protein MLETLISIRKIYDVILASIGVPVNLVAIVILARGKCGLSTCTTRYLVTMATADLLVMITEVILLRISIYYFPGSFLNITPVCSVNIVLVCAATDCSVWFTITFTFDRFVAICCQKLKTKYCTEKTAAVVLATTCILLCFKNIPQYFILQPAWIMDNVPWFCVIKANYYADNGWVGFDWFNKLLTPLLPFALILLLNALTVRHILVANRVRKGLRGQNKRENRSDPEMENRRKSVILLFTISGSFILLWLVHVIHFLYYNITVSDPKDHNSSESIFRQVGWMLRILGCCTNTFIYGVTQSKFREQFKSAVKYPVTSIIQLMN, from the exons atgcttgaaacattgatcagtatcaggaaaatatatgacgtgatccttgccagcattggtgttcctg ttaatttagtggcgattgtgatcctggcacgaggaaaatgcggcctctccacctgcaccactcgctacctggtgactatggcaacggcagatctactggtcatgatcactgaggtcatactgttgagGATCAGTATTTATTACTTCCCAGGCTCCTTCCTGaatatcacccctgtgtgcagtgttaacattgtcctggtctgtgcagccacagactgttctgtctggttcaccatcactttcacctttgatcgatttgtggccatttgttgccagaagctgaaaacaaaatattgcaccgagaaaactgcggctgtggttctagctacaacttgcattctgctctgttttaaAAACATCCCCCAATACTTTATCCTGCAGCCTGCATGGATAATGGACAACGTACCATGGTTTTGTGTTATAAAAGCAAACTATTATGctgataatggatgggtgggatttgactggtttaataaacttttgaccccattgctcccattcgctttaattctgttgctcaacgctctgacagtcagacacattttagtggccaatcgagtccgtaagggactgaggggtcaaaacaagagagagaatcgcagtgacccagagatggagaacagaaggaagtctgtgattttactcttcaccatatcaggcagcttcatacttctgtggttggtgcatgttatacatttcttatattataacatcacagtatcCGATCCCAAGGATcacaacagttctgaatctatatttcgacaagtcggatggatgttgcggattttaggttgctgcacaaacacatttatttatggggtgacacagtccaagttcagagagcagttcaagagcgcggtgaaatatccagttacatcaattattcaactaatgaat